In a single window of the Ancylobacter polymorphus genome:
- a CDS encoding NAD(P)/FAD-dependent oxidoreductase, producing MHAAAPERLLIIGHGMASTRLVEELVERAPGRFNITLLGAEPRPAYNRILLSPVLAGERAADDILIHPADWYARRGVALHCGVTATAVDAGARRVTTSDGRSFDYDRLVIATGSSPLMPPLPGAGLPGVVSFRDVEDVAAMLDRAGEGRHAVVIGGGLLGLEAAHGLAQRGMAVTVLHLMPHLMERQLDAEAAGLLRGALEGRGLTLLTGVTTQEILGTDHVSGVRLADGRCLPADLVVLAIGVRPRVDLARSAGLAVARGIVVDDALRTSAPGIYALGECAEHRGICHGLVAPLYEMARSLAAHLAGSEALYCPAPTATRLKVSGIDVFSAGDFTEGPDVEDIVLRDFRLGHYARLTVRADRLVGAVLYGNTADAPFFADLIQSGRSISAMRDTLIFGPALCAAA from the coding sequence ATGCACGCCGCCGCGCCCGAGCGCCTCCTCATCATCGGCCATGGAATGGCGAGCACGCGCCTCGTCGAGGAACTGGTGGAGCGCGCTCCCGGCCGCTTCAACATCACCCTTCTCGGTGCCGAGCCGCGCCCGGCCTATAACCGCATCCTGCTCTCGCCGGTTCTGGCGGGTGAGCGGGCGGCGGACGATATCCTCATCCATCCGGCTGACTGGTATGCCCGCCGTGGCGTCGCCCTGCATTGCGGCGTCACGGCCACCGCCGTGGATGCCGGCGCGCGCCGCGTCACGACCTCCGACGGCCGGTCGTTCGACTATGACCGGCTGGTGATCGCCACGGGGTCCAGCCCGCTGATGCCGCCGCTGCCCGGCGCCGGCCTGCCGGGTGTCGTCAGCTTCCGCGATGTCGAGGATGTCGCCGCCATGCTCGACAGGGCCGGCGAGGGCCGGCACGCCGTGGTGATTGGCGGTGGCCTGCTCGGCCTTGAGGCGGCGCATGGCCTCGCCCAACGCGGCATGGCGGTGACCGTGCTGCATCTCATGCCGCATCTGATGGAGCGCCAGCTCGACGCCGAGGCCGCCGGCCTGTTGCGCGGTGCCCTGGAAGGCCGGGGCCTGACCCTGCTCACGGGCGTAACGACGCAGGAGATTCTGGGCACCGACCACGTTTCGGGCGTGCGGCTCGCCGATGGCCGATGCCTGCCGGCCGATCTTGTCGTGCTCGCGATCGGCGTTCGGCCGCGCGTGGACCTCGCCCGCAGCGCAGGTCTCGCCGTGGCGCGCGGTATCGTCGTCGACGACGCGCTGCGCACCAGCGCGCCCGGCATCTATGCGCTTGGCGAATGTGCCGAGCACCGGGGCATCTGCCACGGGCTCGTGGCGCCGCTCTATGAGATGGCCCGTTCGCTCGCCGCCCATCTTGCGGGCTCGGAAGCCCTCTACTGCCCCGCGCCCACGGCGACCCGGCTGAAGGTGAGCGGCATCGATGTGTTCTCCGCGGGCGACTTCACGGAAGGGCCGGATGTCGAGGACATTGTGCTGCGCGATTTCCGGCTTGGCCATTACGCCCGGCTGACGGTCCGCGCCGACCGCCTCGTCGGCGCCGTCCTCTATGGCAACACGGCCGATGCGCCCTTCTTCGCCGATCTCATTCAGAGCGGGCGGAGCATTTCCGCCATGCGCGACACGCTGATCTTTGGCCCGGCCTTGTGCGCGGCGGCCTGA
- a CDS encoding ABC transporter ATP-binding protein, translating to MASAYLSIEQVGKSFTRGGSTTQVLADIDLKVGRGEYISIIGHSGCGKSTLLNIVAGLTPVSTGAVLLDNSEVNAPGPDRAVVFQNHSLLPWLTVYDNVRLAVDKVFRGRKSAAERHDWTMHNLDLVQMAHARTRRPSEISGGMKQRVGIARALAMEPKVLLLDEPFGALDALTRAHLQDSVMQIHASLGNTVMMITHDVDEAVLLSDRIVMMTNGPAARIGEILDVPLARPRERLDLVADPTYLRCRAAVLKFLYERHRLVEAA from the coding sequence ATGGCCAGCGCCTATCTCTCCATCGAACAGGTCGGCAAGTCGTTCACGCGCGGGGGCAGCACGACGCAGGTGCTTGCCGACATCGACCTGAAGGTCGGTCGCGGCGAGTACATCTCGATCATCGGCCATTCCGGCTGCGGCAAATCCACCTTGCTCAACATCGTGGCCGGCCTCACCCCGGTAAGCACCGGCGCGGTTCTGCTCGACAATAGCGAGGTGAACGCGCCGGGCCCGGACCGCGCCGTGGTGTTTCAGAACCACTCGCTGCTGCCCTGGCTCACCGTCTACGACAATGTCCGCCTCGCGGTCGACAAGGTGTTTCGCGGCCGCAAGAGCGCGGCCGAGCGCCACGACTGGACGATGCACAATCTCGATCTCGTGCAGATGGCCCATGCCCGCACCCGGCGCCCGTCGGAGATTTCCGGCGGCATGAAGCAGCGTGTCGGCATCGCCCGCGCCCTCGCCATGGAACCCAAGGTGCTGCTGCTCGACGAGCCCTTCGGCGCGCTCGATGCGCTCACCCGCGCCCATCTCCAGGACTCGGTGATGCAGATCCATGCCAGCCTCGGCAACACGGTGATGATGATCACCCATGATGTCGACGAGGCCGTGCTGCTCTCCGACCGCATCGTGATGATGACCAACGGGCCGGCCGCGCGTATCGGCGAGATTCTCGACGTGCCCCTGGCGCGCCCGCGCGAGCGGCTCGATCTCGTGGCGGACCCGACCTATCTGCGCTGCCGGGCAGCGGTGCTGAAATTCCTTTACGAGCGTCATCGCCTGGTCGAGGCGGCGTGA
- the ntrB gene encoding nitrate ABC transporter permease, producing the protein MSVPARDNVPTLDSAAVRESLPLGGTKVAAFPKVQALTVATTRTRPRGAGLVKLARKVAGEVVPPLIPLVVLLGVWELLCAGPDAALPPPSRVLADTWELITDPFYDRGGLDKGLFWHLLASLQRVMLGYSLAAVGGVAVGTLIGQSQWAMRSLDPLFQVLRTVPPLAWLPLALAAFKSGEPSAIFVIFITAVWPIIINTAVGIRNIPEDYRNVARVLQLNPFEYAVKIMIPAAAPYIFTGLRIGIGLSWLAIVAAEMLIGGVGIGFFIWDAWNSSLISDIIVALIYVGIIGFFLDRSVALVGVLVTRGTATS; encoded by the coding sequence ATGAGCGTTCCGGCCCGAGACAATGTTCCGACTCTCGACAGCGCTGCCGTGCGGGAGAGCCTTCCTCTCGGTGGCACCAAGGTTGCTGCATTCCCCAAGGTTCAGGCTCTGACGGTCGCCACGACCCGCACGCGGCCTCGGGGTGCGGGCCTTGTAAAGCTCGCACGCAAAGTCGCGGGCGAGGTCGTGCCGCCCCTCATCCCGCTCGTTGTCCTGCTCGGCGTGTGGGAGTTGCTGTGCGCGGGCCCCGATGCGGCACTGCCGCCGCCCTCGCGCGTGCTGGCCGATACCTGGGAACTGATCACCGACCCCTTCTATGACCGGGGCGGGCTCGACAAGGGCCTGTTCTGGCACCTGCTCGCAAGCCTCCAGCGCGTGATGCTCGGCTATTCGCTGGCGGCGGTCGGCGGCGTGGCGGTGGGCACGCTCATCGGTCAGTCGCAATGGGCGATGCGCAGCCTCGATCCGCTGTTCCAGGTGCTGCGCACCGTACCGCCTCTCGCCTGGCTGCCGCTGGCGCTCGCAGCTTTCAAGAGCGGCGAGCCGTCCGCCATCTTTGTGATCTTCATCACCGCGGTCTGGCCGATCATCATCAATACCGCGGTCGGTATCCGAAATATTCCCGAAGATTACCGAAATGTCGCGCGGGTGCTTCAGCTCAACCCGTTCGAATATGCCGTCAAGATCATGATCCCAGCCGCCGCGCCGTACATTTTCACCGGGCTGCGCATCGGTATCGGTCTGTCCTGGCTGGCCATCGTCGCGGCGGAGATGCTGATCGGCGGTGTCGGCATCGGCTTCTTCATCTGGGATGCCTGGAACTCCTCGCTGATCAGCGACATCATCGTCGCGCTGATCTATGTCGGGATCATCGGCTTCTTCCTGGATCGTTCCGTCGCGCTGGTCGGGGTGCTCGTCACCCGCGGCACCGCCACCTCCTGA
- a CDS encoding CmpA/NrtA family ABC transporter substrate-binding protein yields MTGPTKSNGNTMRGGLTRRGILRAASATAVLAAAKTAFPFGAHVAEAAGPETTRAVLGYIALTDASPLIIAKEMGLFAKYGMPDVEVNKQASWGTTRDNLVLGSQGSGIDGAHILTPMPYLISAGKVTQNNVPLPMYILARLNLDAQAISVAKEYASLGVGVNAGPLKDAFAKKKAAGQAAKVAVTFPGGTHDLWMRYWLAAAGIDPDRDVETIVVPPPQMVANMKVGTMDAFCVGEPWNEQLVNQGIGFTACNTAELWNLHPEKTFAMRADWVDANPKATQALLMAVMEAQQWCDDMANKDQMAEIIGKRAWFNVPKKDIIDRIKGNYDYGNGRVEPNSPYFMKFWRDHASYPFQSHEVWFLTEDIRWGKLPPETDVKAMVAKVNRQDLWKDAATQLGVKDIPTSTSRGVETFFDGKVFDPDKPGDYLASLTIKRVTA; encoded by the coding sequence ATGACAGGTCCTACGAAGTCGAACGGCAACACCATGCGCGGCGGGCTCACCCGGCGGGGCATCCTGCGGGCCGCGTCCGCGACCGCCGTGCTGGCCGCCGCGAAAACCGCCTTCCCGTTCGGGGCGCATGTGGCCGAGGCCGCCGGCCCGGAAACCACGCGGGCCGTGCTCGGCTATATCGCGCTCACCGATGCCTCGCCCCTCATCATCGCCAAGGAGATGGGCCTCTTCGCCAAATATGGCATGCCCGATGTCGAGGTGAACAAGCAGGCGAGCTGGGGCACCACGCGCGACAATCTCGTGCTCGGCTCCCAAGGGTCGGGCATTGACGGCGCGCACATCCTGACGCCGATGCCCTATCTCATCTCGGCCGGCAAGGTGACGCAGAACAACGTGCCGCTGCCGATGTACATCCTCGCCCGGCTCAATCTCGATGCGCAGGCCATCTCGGTCGCCAAGGAGTATGCGAGCCTCGGGGTCGGCGTGAATGCGGGCCCGCTCAAGGACGCGTTCGCCAAGAAGAAGGCCGCCGGCCAGGCCGCCAAGGTCGCCGTGACCTTTCCCGGCGGCACGCATGATCTCTGGATGCGCTACTGGCTCGCCGCCGCCGGCATCGACCCCGACCGGGATGTCGAGACCATCGTCGTGCCGCCCCCGCAGATGGTGGCGAACATGAAGGTCGGCACCATGGACGCGTTCTGCGTCGGCGAGCCCTGGAACGAGCAACTGGTCAATCAGGGCATCGGCTTCACCGCCTGCAACACCGCCGAACTGTGGAACCTCCACCCCGAGAAGACCTTCGCCATGCGCGCGGATTGGGTGGACGCCAATCCGAAGGCGACCCAGGCGCTGCTGATGGCCGTGATGGAAGCCCAGCAATGGTGCGACGACATGGCGAACAAGGACCAGATGGCCGAGATCATCGGCAAGCGCGCCTGGTTCAACGTGCCCAAGAAGGACATCATCGACCGCATCAAGGGCAATTACGACTACGGAAATGGCCGCGTCGAACCCAATAGCCCGTACTTCATGAAGTTCTGGCGCGACCACGCCTCCTATCCCTTCCAGAGCCATGAAGTGTGGTTCCTCACCGAAGATATTCGCTGGGGCAAGCTGCCGCCGGAGACCGACGTCAAGGCGATGGTCGCGAAGGTGAACCGGCAGGACCTGTGGAAGGACGCCGCGACCCAGCTGGGCGTGAAGGACATTCCCACCTCCACCTCGCGGGGCGTCGAAACCTTCTTCGACGGCAAGGTCTTCGATCCCGACAAGCCCGGTGACTATCTCGCCAGCCTCACGATCAAGCGCGTCACCGCGTGA
- a CDS encoding CmpA/NrtA family ABC transporter substrate-binding protein, whose translation MRIRAGFIPLVDAAVLVAAADQGFAAAEGIELELVREVSWSNVRDKLTLGHFEAAHILAPLAIAISLGLDYARVPLSTLVSLNQNGSSFLLGNETFRALEEEARGEPIGDPHVSGAALKRLVAARAARGEGQLVFAMTFPFSPHNYLLRYWMAAAGINPDRDVRLIVMPPPYMVDALLSGHVHGFCVGAPWPSVAVEVGMGRILHFGSDIVANSPEKVLATRASFVAEHREAALALTRALIRATAWCGAPENRLALAHLLAAPERLNVGADLVLRSLEGRLRIDLQGTVREYSRYMVLESAAARPDVRQALWLYAQMVRWGQAKLDDAGRSAVERCYSPEIHDLALESMAGSERGDGIGAFAGPVFDPHDLSTYLAEIGR comes from the coding sequence ATGAGGATCCGCGCCGGCTTCATTCCGCTGGTCGATGCGGCGGTGCTGGTGGCGGCAGCCGATCAGGGCTTTGCCGCCGCCGAGGGCATCGAGCTTGAACTCGTGCGCGAGGTGTCCTGGTCGAATGTCCGCGACAAGCTGACGCTCGGTCATTTCGAGGCGGCCCATATCCTCGCGCCATTGGCGATCGCCATCAGCCTCGGGCTCGACTATGCCCGCGTCCCGCTCTCGACCCTGGTGTCGCTGAACCAGAATGGCAGCTCCTTCCTCCTGGGCAACGAGACCTTTCGGGCGCTGGAAGAGGAGGCGCGGGGCGAGCCGATTGGCGATCCCCACGTCTCCGGCGCCGCACTGAAGCGGCTGGTGGCGGCCCGCGCCGCACGGGGCGAGGGACAGCTCGTCTTCGCCATGACCTTCCCGTTCTCCCCGCACAACTATCTGCTGCGCTACTGGATGGCAGCGGCCGGCATCAACCCGGATCGCGATGTCCGCCTCATCGTCATGCCCCCGCCCTACATGGTCGACGCCCTGTTGAGCGGGCATGTCCACGGCTTCTGCGTGGGCGCGCCCTGGCCGAGCGTCGCGGTGGAAGTCGGCATGGGCCGCATCCTGCATTTCGGCTCGGACATCGTCGCGAACAGTCCGGAGAAGGTTCTGGCCACGCGCGCCAGCTTCGTCGCGGAACATCGCGAGGCGGCGCTGGCGCTCACCCGCGCGCTCATCCGCGCCACCGCCTGGTGCGGTGCGCCGGAGAATCGGCTGGCCCTTGCCCATCTTCTGGCCGCGCCGGAACGGCTCAATGTCGGGGCGGATCTGGTCCTGCGCTCGCTCGAAGGGCGCCTGCGGATCGACCTGCAGGGCACGGTACGGGAGTATTCGCGCTACATGGTGCTCGAAAGTGCGGCAGCGCGGCCGGATGTGCGTCAGGCGCTCTGGCTCTATGCGCAGATGGTGCGCTGGGGCCAAGCCAAGCTTGACGACGCCGGACGTAGCGCCGTGGAAAGGTGTTATTCGCCGGAAATCCATGATCTCGCGCTCGAAAGCATGGCCGGGAGCGAACGCGGCGACGGAATCGGTGCGTTCGCCGGCCCGGTCTTCGACCCGCACGATCTGTCGACTTATCTCGCAGAAATCGGCAGATGA
- a CDS encoding ANTAR domain-containing response regulator → MVLRVLVIDQNRKRAEIVEAALRADPDVDVQIAAVSSGQLLPLLRQAAPDVLIVDLDLPDRDTIEQLRIANREFARPVVLFVDESDTEAMRTAVSAGVSAYVVDGLQPRRVKAVLEVAVARFQEFERLRRELDLARTSLAERKLIDRAKGILMRARGMNEEDAYNLLRSKAMKDQKKVAEIAQSVITASELLK, encoded by the coding sequence CTGGTGCTGCGCGTATTGGTGATCGACCAGAATCGAAAACGGGCCGAGATCGTCGAGGCCGCGTTGCGGGCAGACCCTGATGTGGACGTGCAGATTGCCGCCGTCAGCTCAGGTCAATTGCTGCCCCTGCTGCGGCAGGCCGCGCCGGATGTCCTGATCGTCGATCTCGATCTGCCCGATCGCGACACAATCGAACAATTGCGCATCGCCAACCGGGAGTTCGCCCGGCCGGTGGTGCTGTTCGTCGATGAGAGCGACACGGAGGCGATGCGCACCGCCGTCAGCGCGGGGGTCAGCGCCTATGTGGTGGACGGGCTGCAGCCGCGCCGGGTGAAGGCCGTGCTGGAGGTTGCCGTCGCGCGCTTCCAGGAATTCGAACGTCTGCGACGCGAACTCGATCTCGCGCGGACCAGCCTTGCCGAGCGCAAGCTGATCGACCGGGCCAAGGGCATATTGATGCGGGCGCGCGGCATGAACGAGGAAGACGCCTATAATCTGCTGCGCTCCAAGGCGATGAAGGACCAGAAGAAAGTGGCGGAGATCGCCCAGTCCGTCATCACGGCGTCGGAGTTGCTGAAATGA